The proteins below are encoded in one region of Juglans microcarpa x Juglans regia isolate MS1-56 chromosome 4D, Jm3101_v1.0, whole genome shotgun sequence:
- the LOC121261351 gene encoding kinesin-like protein KIN-4C isoform X3 translates to MEISEVKNADTSQCVRVAVNIRPLITSELLLGCTDCISVVPGEPQVQIGSHSFTYDYVYGGMGSPCSALYDDCVAPLVDALFHGYNATVLAYGQTGSGKTYTMGTNYTGEGSNGGIIPNVMESIFRRVEAMKDSSEFLIRVSFIEIFKEEVFDLLDPNSSVFSKAEGASFVKPTMLARVPIQIRETVNGGITLAGVTEAEVMTKEEMATHLSRGSHSRATGSTNMNSQSSRSHAIFTITMEQKKISQCLAGAINDDLGDDILCAKLHLVDLAGSERAKRTGADGMRFKEGIHINKGLLALGNVISALGDEKKRKEGGHVPYRDSKLTRLLQDSLGGNSKTVMIACVSPADTNAEETLNTLKYANRARNIQNKAVINRDPMAAQVQRMRSQIEQLQAELLFYRGDASSPFEELQILKHKISLLEASNAELQRELQARRVTCEHLTQRALDAQVEKDKLIVKIESARNGKTWDEIDSSSNQDFDLIKNYVTKIQDLEGELLRFKSSNDSKSSRFVDCIDLDDDGFCSKKALFPCTNEYASDFDTKAVDLSDEIEDDDKELEHSSIQEKLDMELKELDKKLEQKEAEMKRFANVDTSVLKQHYEKKVQELEHEKKSLLKEIEELRHNLANISSTSDDGAQKLKEDYLQKLNILESQVSNLKKKQDAQAQLLRQKQKSDEAAKRLQDEIQRIKSQKVQLQHKIKQESEQFRLWKASREKEVLQLKKEGRRNEYEMHKLMALNQRQKMVLHRKTEEASLATKRLKELLESRKASSRETSGAGNGNGPGIQALMQAIEHELEVTVRVHEVRAEYERQMEERASMAKEVARLKEESYLFKQSNMREGTETLSPGARNSRIFALENMLATSSSTLVSMASQLSEAEERERGFSGRGRWNQVRSLADAKNIMNYLFNLASSSRCLVRDKVVACREKDSEIRDLKEKIVKLSSYGRQLEMQKTELIQQVKSQNSALKKYSTRNAADYSMQDLNNGGHKYDLRKQDHRSSIFLLEDMDTSESAVLAPPSPQKRTSEEKENNGL, encoded by the exons ATGGAGATTTCGGAAGTGAAGAATGCAGATACTTCGCAATGCGTGCGAGTTGCAGTTAACATTCGGCCTTTGATTACGTCTGAGCTCCTTCTTGGCTGTACAGATTGCATTTCCGTCGTTCCCGGCGAACCTCAG GTGCAAATCGGGTCCCATTCATTCACCTATGATTATGTTTATGGTGGCATGGGCTCGCCTTGTTCTGCTCTCTACGATGATTGTGTTGCTCCTCTTGTTGATGCGCTATTCCATGGATACAATGCCACAGTTCTTGCATATGGCCAG ACGGGGTCTGGGAAAACGTACACGATGGGGACTAACTATACGGGAGAAGGAAGTAATGGTGGAATTATACCTAATGTAATGGAAAGTATATTCAGAAGGGTTGAGGCGATGAAAGATTCCTCAGAATTTTTGATCAGAGTATCATTCATTGAG ATATTCAAGGAAGAAGTGTTTGATTTGCTTGACCCTAATTCATCGGTTTTCTCTAAAGCCGAAGGGGCATCTTTTGTGAAGCCTACAATGCTCGCAAGAGTTCCCATACAGATAAGAGAAACGGTGAATGGAGGAATAACTCTTGCTGGTGTGACTGAGGCGGAAGTTATGACAAAAGAAGAGATGGCGACACATCTATCTCGTGGTTCTCATTCTCGTGCCACTGGGAGTACAAATATGAATAGTCAATCAAG TCGTTCACATGCTATCTTTACAATTacaatggaacaaaaaaaaatttctcaatgCCTGGCTGGAGCTATAAATGATGACCTTGGTGATGATATCTTATGTGCAAAATTACATTTAGTCGATCTTGCTGGTTCCGAACGTGCAAAAAGAACAGGTGCAGATGGAATGCGTTTCAAAGAAG GCATACATATCAATAAAGGTCTACTGGCTCTTGGCAATGTGATAAGTGCTTTGGGAGatgagaaaaagaggaaagaaggaGGTCATGTTCCATATCGTGATAGCAAGTTAACACGATTGTTACAG GATTCTCTTGGAGGGAACAGCAAAACAGTCATGATTG CTTGTGTCAGTCCTGCTGATACAAATGCTGAGGAAACCCTAAACACTTTGAAGTATGCAAATCGTGCTCGTAACATTCAGAACAAGGCAgtt ATCAACCGCGATCCAATGGCAGCTCAGGTGCAGAGAATGAGGAGCCAAATTGAGCAGTTGCAGGCTGAGCTTCTATTTTATCGTGGGGATGCCAGTTCACCATTCGAGGAACTCCAG attctcaaacacaaaatatctTTACTTGAAGCAAGCAATGCAGAGCTACAGCGGGAGCTTCAAGCACGTCGAGTTACTTGTGAGCATTTAACACAACGTGCTCTTGATGCTCAG GTTGAAAAAGACAAGCTGATTGTCAAAATTGAATCAGCTCGAAATGGTAAAACTTGGGATGAGATTGATTCCAGTTCAAATCAG GATTTTGActtgataaaaaattatgtgacaaAAATTCAAGATTTAGAGGGAGAGCTATTGCGCTTCAAAAGCTCAAACGACTCAAAAAGCAGCCGATTTGTTGATTGTATTGACTTAGATGATGATGGATTTTGCTCAAAAAAAGCATTATTTCCATGCACTAATGAGTATGCATCAGATTTTGACACAAAAGCTGTGGATCTTTCAG ATGAGATTGAGGACGATGACAAGGAGCTAGAACATTCCTCTATTCAAGAAAAACTGGACATGGAACTCAAAGAATTAGACAAAAAACTTGAGCAGAAAGAG GCTGAAATGAAGCGGTTTGCAAATGTCGATACTTCTGTTCTTAAACAACATTACGAAAAGAAGGTTCAGGAGCTAGAACATGAGAAGAAATCTTTGCTG AAAGAGATTGAGGAACTGAGACACAATCTTGCAAATATTTCATCGACTTCTGATGATGGTGCTCAAAAATTGAAGGAAGATTATCTTCAAAAGTTGAATATCCTAGAGTCACAG gtttcaaatttgaagaagaaacaaGATGCTCAAGCTcaacttttgagacaaaaacaaaaaagcgaTGAGGCAGCAAAACGATTACAAGATGAGATCCAGAGAATAAAGTCTCAAAAG gtTCAACTGCAACATAAGATTAAGCAAGAGTCCGAGCAGTTTAGGTTATGGAAAGCATCACGAGAGAAAGAAGTTCTTCAG CTTAAGAAAGAGGGGAGAAGGAATGAGTATGAGATGCATAAGCTAATGGCTCTGAATCAAAGGCAAAAAATG GTTTTGCATCGAAAAACAGAAGAAGCTTCTTTGGCTACAAAAAGGCTAAAGGAACTTCTAGAATCTCGAAAGGCTTCCTCACGCGAAACTTCCG GTGCTGGAAATGGCAATGGTCCTGGAATTCAG GCCCTGATGCAGGCAATTGAACATGAGCTTGAAGTCACCGTGCGGGTACATGAAGTACGTGCTGAGTATGAGCGTCAAATGGAAGA GAGGGCTAGTATGGCCAAGGAGGTTGCAAGACTGAAGGAAGAATCATATTTGTTCAAGCAATCAAATATGAG AGAGGGCACTGAGACACTGTCTCCGGGTGCAAGAAATTCAAGGATTTTTGCACTTGAAAACATGCTTGCTACTTCATCTAGCACCCTGGTTTCGATGGCATCACAATTGTCAGAAGCTGAAGAGCGTGAACGAGGTTTTAGCGGCAGGGGTCGTTGGAACCAAGTCCGGTCGCTAGCTGATgccaaaaatataatgaattatttgttCAATTTAGCATCCTCCTCTAG GTGCTTGGTACGAGATAAAGTAGTTGCCTGCAGAGAGAAGGATTCAGAAATAAGAGATTTGAAGGAAAAGATAGTGAAGCTCAGTAGCTACGGCAGACAGTTGGAGATGCAAAAAACAGAACTTATACAACAGGTGAAGTCCCAG
- the LOC121261351 gene encoding kinesin-like protein KIN-4C isoform X4, giving the protein MEISEVKNADTSQCVRVAVNIRPLITSELLLGCTDCISVVPGEPQVQIGSHSFTYDYVYGGMGSPCSALYDDCVAPLVDALFHGYNATVLAYGQTGSGKTYTMGTNYTGEGSNGGIIPNVMESIFRRVEAMKDSSEFLIRVSFIEIFKEEVFDLLDPNSSVFSKAEGASFVKPTMLARVPIQIRETVNGGITLAGVTEAEVMTKEEMATHLSRGSHSRATGSTNMNSQSSRSHAIFTITMEQKKISQCLAGAINDDLGDDILCAKLHLVDLAGSERAKRTGADGMRFKEGIHINKGLLALGNVISALGDEKKRKEGGHVPYRDSKLTRLLQDSLGGNSKTVMIACVSPADTNAEETLNTLKYANRARNIQNKAVINRDPMAAQVQRMRSQIEQLQAELLFYRGDASSPFEELQILKHKISLLEASNAELQRELQARRVTCEHLTQRALDAQVEKDKLIVKIESARNGKTWDEIDSSSNQDFDLIKNYVTKIQDLEGELLRFKSSNDSKSSRFVDCIDLDDDGFCSKKALFPCTNEYASDFDTKAVDLSDEIEDDDKELEHSSIQEKLDMELKELDKKLEQKEAEMKRFANVDTSVLKQHYEKKVQELEHEKKSLLKEIEELRHNLANISSTSDDGAQKLKEDYLQKLNILESQVSNLKKKQDAQAQLLRQKQKSDEAAKRLQDEIQRIKSQKVQLQHKIKQESEQFRLWKASREKEVLQLKKEGRRNEYEMHKLMALNQRQKMVLHRKTEEASLATKRLKELLESRKASSRETSGAGNGNGPGIQALMQAIEHELEVTVRVHEVRAEYERQMEERASMAKEVARLKEESYLFKQSNMREGTETLSPGARNSRIFALENMLATSSSTLVSMASQLSEAEERERGFSGRGRWNQVRSLADAKNIMNYLFNLASSSRCLVRDKVVACREKDSEIRDLKEKIVKLSSYGRQLEMQKTELIQQVKSQDHRSSIFLLEDMDTSESAVLAPPSPQKRTSEEKENNGL; this is encoded by the exons ATGGAGATTTCGGAAGTGAAGAATGCAGATACTTCGCAATGCGTGCGAGTTGCAGTTAACATTCGGCCTTTGATTACGTCTGAGCTCCTTCTTGGCTGTACAGATTGCATTTCCGTCGTTCCCGGCGAACCTCAG GTGCAAATCGGGTCCCATTCATTCACCTATGATTATGTTTATGGTGGCATGGGCTCGCCTTGTTCTGCTCTCTACGATGATTGTGTTGCTCCTCTTGTTGATGCGCTATTCCATGGATACAATGCCACAGTTCTTGCATATGGCCAG ACGGGGTCTGGGAAAACGTACACGATGGGGACTAACTATACGGGAGAAGGAAGTAATGGTGGAATTATACCTAATGTAATGGAAAGTATATTCAGAAGGGTTGAGGCGATGAAAGATTCCTCAGAATTTTTGATCAGAGTATCATTCATTGAG ATATTCAAGGAAGAAGTGTTTGATTTGCTTGACCCTAATTCATCGGTTTTCTCTAAAGCCGAAGGGGCATCTTTTGTGAAGCCTACAATGCTCGCAAGAGTTCCCATACAGATAAGAGAAACGGTGAATGGAGGAATAACTCTTGCTGGTGTGACTGAGGCGGAAGTTATGACAAAAGAAGAGATGGCGACACATCTATCTCGTGGTTCTCATTCTCGTGCCACTGGGAGTACAAATATGAATAGTCAATCAAG TCGTTCACATGCTATCTTTACAATTacaatggaacaaaaaaaaatttctcaatgCCTGGCTGGAGCTATAAATGATGACCTTGGTGATGATATCTTATGTGCAAAATTACATTTAGTCGATCTTGCTGGTTCCGAACGTGCAAAAAGAACAGGTGCAGATGGAATGCGTTTCAAAGAAG GCATACATATCAATAAAGGTCTACTGGCTCTTGGCAATGTGATAAGTGCTTTGGGAGatgagaaaaagaggaaagaaggaGGTCATGTTCCATATCGTGATAGCAAGTTAACACGATTGTTACAG GATTCTCTTGGAGGGAACAGCAAAACAGTCATGATTG CTTGTGTCAGTCCTGCTGATACAAATGCTGAGGAAACCCTAAACACTTTGAAGTATGCAAATCGTGCTCGTAACATTCAGAACAAGGCAgtt ATCAACCGCGATCCAATGGCAGCTCAGGTGCAGAGAATGAGGAGCCAAATTGAGCAGTTGCAGGCTGAGCTTCTATTTTATCGTGGGGATGCCAGTTCACCATTCGAGGAACTCCAG attctcaaacacaaaatatctTTACTTGAAGCAAGCAATGCAGAGCTACAGCGGGAGCTTCAAGCACGTCGAGTTACTTGTGAGCATTTAACACAACGTGCTCTTGATGCTCAG GTTGAAAAAGACAAGCTGATTGTCAAAATTGAATCAGCTCGAAATGGTAAAACTTGGGATGAGATTGATTCCAGTTCAAATCAG GATTTTGActtgataaaaaattatgtgacaaAAATTCAAGATTTAGAGGGAGAGCTATTGCGCTTCAAAAGCTCAAACGACTCAAAAAGCAGCCGATTTGTTGATTGTATTGACTTAGATGATGATGGATTTTGCTCAAAAAAAGCATTATTTCCATGCACTAATGAGTATGCATCAGATTTTGACACAAAAGCTGTGGATCTTTCAG ATGAGATTGAGGACGATGACAAGGAGCTAGAACATTCCTCTATTCAAGAAAAACTGGACATGGAACTCAAAGAATTAGACAAAAAACTTGAGCAGAAAGAG GCTGAAATGAAGCGGTTTGCAAATGTCGATACTTCTGTTCTTAAACAACATTACGAAAAGAAGGTTCAGGAGCTAGAACATGAGAAGAAATCTTTGCTG AAAGAGATTGAGGAACTGAGACACAATCTTGCAAATATTTCATCGACTTCTGATGATGGTGCTCAAAAATTGAAGGAAGATTATCTTCAAAAGTTGAATATCCTAGAGTCACAG gtttcaaatttgaagaagaaacaaGATGCTCAAGCTcaacttttgagacaaaaacaaaaaagcgaTGAGGCAGCAAAACGATTACAAGATGAGATCCAGAGAATAAAGTCTCAAAAG gtTCAACTGCAACATAAGATTAAGCAAGAGTCCGAGCAGTTTAGGTTATGGAAAGCATCACGAGAGAAAGAAGTTCTTCAG CTTAAGAAAGAGGGGAGAAGGAATGAGTATGAGATGCATAAGCTAATGGCTCTGAATCAAAGGCAAAAAATG GTTTTGCATCGAAAAACAGAAGAAGCTTCTTTGGCTACAAAAAGGCTAAAGGAACTTCTAGAATCTCGAAAGGCTTCCTCACGCGAAACTTCCG GTGCTGGAAATGGCAATGGTCCTGGAATTCAG GCCCTGATGCAGGCAATTGAACATGAGCTTGAAGTCACCGTGCGGGTACATGAAGTACGTGCTGAGTATGAGCGTCAAATGGAAGA GAGGGCTAGTATGGCCAAGGAGGTTGCAAGACTGAAGGAAGAATCATATTTGTTCAAGCAATCAAATATGAG AGAGGGCACTGAGACACTGTCTCCGGGTGCAAGAAATTCAAGGATTTTTGCACTTGAAAACATGCTTGCTACTTCATCTAGCACCCTGGTTTCGATGGCATCACAATTGTCAGAAGCTGAAGAGCGTGAACGAGGTTTTAGCGGCAGGGGTCGTTGGAACCAAGTCCGGTCGCTAGCTGATgccaaaaatataatgaattatttgttCAATTTAGCATCCTCCTCTAG GTGCTTGGTACGAGATAAAGTAGTTGCCTGCAGAGAGAAGGATTCAGAAATAAGAGATTTGAAGGAAAAGATAGTGAAGCTCAGTAGCTACGGCAGACAGTTGGAGATGCAAAAAACAGAACTTATACAACAGGTGAAGTCCCAG